The sequence GTCTCCTCCTAGATAATCCGTCCTCATTGGTTCTCACACATTTCTGAACGACACGGCATTCAGTCTTTAAGATAGTGATCTCTAACGTCCTCCTCGGACACATCCTGGACCAATCAGCAGCCTTTAACAGGACGACACAGTCTCATCACACTCCCTCAGTATCAGCTGTTACAACCAGCCAGGACCGAACTAACAACCCGTCCCTGTAGGGTAGATATCAGACTGACGGACAGATCCTGAGAGGTACTGGACTCGTGACGCAGGacgacagaaacacacagaggacattTACTCTCAGTCAGTTTATGAAGCACAGAAACACATCACCAGTTACACAGTCCAGACCTTCAGACCTTCAGACCTTCAGACCTTCAGACCTTCAGACCTTCAGACCTTCAGACCTCGTTGACTCAGTGAAGCTTTAGTATTTGGGTGAACTGCTCCTTTAAGGAGAAGCAGCCTGTGTAGTGACTCTGTTTGAATGTGCAGGAGTGGAACCAACACACCGATGGACTCCGACATGCTGAGAACAGACGTCTGCTGCTCGACAtgtgagtcacacacacacaacaccccacacacacacacacacacacacacacacacacacacacacacacaccacacacagatGATGCTCAGATGTTTGAAGATGTGATGGTGATGGATGTTGTTGTTTCAGGTACCCAGAGTGGGACCCTGGCATGTCCTCAAGCAGAGGGTAAGACTCCCTCTTAGACCCTCAGagatttattctttattaaaacctcctcttcctcttcctcctcctcctcctcctccttctcctcctcttcctcttcctcttcctcctcctcctcctcctcctcctcctcctcctcctccctcctcctcctccctcctcctcctcttcttcctcctcctcctcctcttctgcctcctcctcttcctcttcctcctctcctcttcctcctcctcctcctcctcctcctcctcctcctcctcctcttcctcctcctcctcctcttcctccctcctcctcctcctcctcctcctcctcctccttctcctcctcctcctcctccttctcctcctcctcctcctcctcttcctcctcctcctcatcctcctcctcctcctcctcctccacttcctcctcctcttcctcctcctcctcctcctcctcctcctcctcctcctcctcatgaaGCTCCCTCTTTCTCCCATCCTGTAGTCAGACTGTGTCTCTGTAGTGAAGGATGCTCTGATGTGGTTCATGCTGACCGGTcctgtgtctttgttttagtGGGGGTCTTCTGGAGACCCCGAACCTGTCTGCAGGGCTGCTGGGAGCGGCCCCCATGTCTTCAGGTCAGACTTCAGGAGGGATGTCCTCTGGCTGGGGTAAGAGAGACCCGATGAGACTTTCAGTTTAATGCAGATCTGACTTACCTGTAGGAGGTAATAacatcaggtgtgtgtgtatctctctgcgtgtgtgtgtgtgtgtgtgtgtgtgtgtctgtctgtctcaggaGGCGGTCCCGGTCTGTCCGGAAACAACCAACAGGGACAGAATAAggtcagtttgtgtttttctgttattgACACGGCTGACTGTGAAGATTTAAAAGAAGTCATCAAAGTCGAACATTTGAATCTTTATGAATGGactctcagactgaagctgtaGTTTATATCAGGAGCTGAATGATGCTCTGAggttcctcctctctgagacCATCAGGATCCTCAGACCAGCTCACTCGCTGAATAAATCAAAAGAATCTTAATTTAAAAACCCTGAGGTTTAAAAAGTCCCCCTCAGTCTGTGTTCACTGCATGTGGAGGTCTGCGTTACGTAAGGAGGAGTGTGGGTCATCTGTGCACGCCTCTCATGTCGGGTGTGTTCAAAGGTCTTTCCTGACGCACGTTGCTTCATGAGTCTGATCCCCGGAGCCATGTGTTGAACCACACGGTCCCGGTCTGTGTTTGACATGTGATGGACTCTTTCTGCCGACAGCTGAGGAgcagggtggtggtggtgaagtACGACAGGAAGCCGCTCAGCACCAAGACGCTGTTCGCCTTCACGGAGCCATTCGGAGTCCTCAGGGAGCATCTGGTGCTGAAGAACAAGGTGAGTCTGGATCACCTCAAACAGGGTCCAGGGGTGAGTTTAGTCCCAGAGACCAGCTGTCCCTGAGGAGGAGAGTCTGCAGAAACCTCAGAGCTCCGTGATGAACAGGATCCAGAGAGTGAAGGCTCGTAGCGCCTCGTGACCTCACATGAACccacctgtgtgtctctgtcaggcTTTCTTTGAGATGAACAGTCACGAGGAAGCTCTGGACATGGTGAGCTACTACGAGCTGCACCCGGCGTCTCTCTACGGCAAGCCGCTCACCTTCTACCTGTCCAAGAGGCTGCTGGTCATCGAGGTGAGCTCCCTCTCCGTCGCTCTGCTGACGATAAACCAGAACAcgctgatcctgatcctgatcctgatcctctGTTTGTGACCCGCAGAAAGACGAGCGGGCGTCAGACAGGGCCATGGACAGACCCGccagagaggtcaaaggttacgGCAGTCAGGTGGTCTTCTTCTCCAACctgcccagagaggaggagaagaagatggAGCTGCTGACCATCGCTGCACGCTTCGGCATCGTGGAGAAACACCTGTTTCTAACCGACCAGGTAACCTGAGCGTGAACGACTGTTCATCAGAGCTTCAGATGTAGACATGTCTgaacatcttcctcctctcctctcctctcctctcctctcctctcctctcctctcctctcctctcctcttcccgtCTCTCAGGCCTTCGTCCAGCTGGGGACACCCGAGGACGCAGAGATGCTGGTCAAGTATTACAGCGTGAACCCGCTCACCATCAAAGGTCGATCTATACGCCTCAACATCTGCACCAAGTACAAGACACTAAAGTGAGTACACAGAGATCCAGATGAagactaaaggtgcatttggaccgagagttccggggtcttttagcccccagaactacttccccctgaactaaaaggttcctggtcccccattgttgtctgcgtttcgaccgtgggctgaagtcctgggtagattgtgtaaatcaggccagtgacgtatggaggaaaaaagtaaatgcactacaccaccagaccagtagagggcagtaacacaaggaggaatgccattcatcacagatgactccatagaagcagacggacaggcaggtatcattatgagcaacacaacagttagcctgttagcatgaagagactcagctggtctgttttagatggtgctatatttcatcacagatggattcactgaatcaacacgtgagaggagataagcgcgagtagcaaagacgtttcaacacggctttaaaatccttttgaactcaaaaagccttggcagagatcagctggtgttttggtttaaacagcgaccctgttaactggagactctcagccggatgcatccctcataaacgtctttagaccatcattaaatatctgatgaggatattttgaaatcttaataaaaactaaactagtttgcattcccaggaactccctctgtgtttcaacagctgtgtaaactccacaaacactgacacgttcagctgaaggtctccagtttacagggtcacttttaaaaccggaacaccgggaggagagacgcattcacggtgggctgagagaagactactgttacaagctgctaaatcaagagaatcacagcttcttcttttgaaaagtacacacacatacaaacaagatagaacaaataaaaactaatgaaagaaagagaaatcaagtgaatcacagatgtgtgtgatgttattgtggacggagggaggaataaaaacactgaggttaatctaccaatcagacacgttcagcattgcaggccccgcctccctgaaagccccgggacctttaaaaaatactacccccctagcaggggctttttaggggggagattatctacccctgaactaaatttagaccctgggtccaccggtcgaaatgcacgtagttcaggggtaaagttcctgcgccTTAAAGactcctctgactctgactcgTCTCTCAGTGTGAACAGGAGACAGGGGGGAGGCTCAGCAGGAGACGGTCgaggacagaggagcagcagcagaggaaacacctcctccttctcctcctcctcctctgcccctGGAACCAGGACATCCTCCGGCTCCCTCAGgaactcctcatcctccaaatcctCCTCCAGGAGCAGAGacgagaggaagaaggaggaggagaagcccgcagcagaggaggagcaggaggaggaggaggaggaggtgtctggagtgatggagggagaggaggaaggcgGGGAGGCGGGGGAGGAGCAGGTAACCGATGGAGACGCGGAGGGGGAGGAGCCAGAGACGGCAGAGActgtggaggagaaggaggcggagTCTGAGGAGGCCAAACAAGAGGAGGTGAGAACCAGAACTGTAGACCTGATCATCTTACTCCATCAAAGGTCTCTGAGGGATTAACTGAGTCCACGTTCTGGATTCACAGGTTCCTGGtgctgatgatgtcacagaggaCAAACCTGAAGAAGTGGGCGGGGCTGAAGGTGAGCCCGAGCAGGGGGCGGAGTCGGAGCCACAAACAGAACCGACAGAAGAACCGGAGAATAAAGAGGAGCCGAGCGCAGAACCAGGAGAGAGTTCAGAGACGATGGACGAGTCTGCAGACACGGTACGGTtcactttaaccctttaacGGACTCCTCAAGGTTTACCTGAGCACAGGTGAGAGGTCAGAGGAGGCGTTCAGGTCCCGTCTGTAAATCAGAACGTCAAACATCAGCTGATCAAAGAACCCAAGGTCCTCAAATGAGACGCTCAAAATCTGGAGCGAGCGTTCAGAGTGAAGGACCGTCGGGTTATTCTGTTCTTATTGAGTCACCTTCAGGTTCAGGTCCAGGTCTGATACCTTCAGGTCCGTCCTGCTGGTCCTGAGGTTTGGTCTCTCAAGAGTtctaaataactttaaaatcaaacatcgTTCAGTTTATGTTCACGATTAAACTCGGCTGTTCTCACCAGAAGAGGCAGCGCACGACTTTCAGAGCGACGAGCACGGCGTCCTCTGTCTGATCTAGCAGGATGAAGATCTGACCCCATCCGGTCCATCAGATCTCCTCTGTTTCATCTCTCAGCCTCTATAAGGATGTCTGAACGTGAAGCATGCTGCACAAATCAGATCGCTCCCTTGTTAATCTGCAGACTTTAAACACAGCCTGATGTgaagctgacctttgaccctgcagGAACCTGGACCTTAAtgctctgtttcattttgtcctCCAGCTGGATCAGGACTTCCTGGAGAACATGGAGGACTTTGTGACGCTTGACGAGCTGGCGGAGGACGATGACGAAGCTCACGGAGAGTCTGACTCCATCGGTACCTGAGTTAACTCttaatgtttgaatgtgtgaaCGACTCTCTGACGTCTGTGTGGAGGGACGAACGCTGATCCTGTCTTTGTCTCCGTCTCTCACAGATAACTCCAGGAGGGGGGTACGTACGGAGCGACATCACTCTTGAAGGAGTCGACGCTTCCTGCTTCACATGAGTGATAAACTTCAGTTCTCAGAAGTGTTGCTGCTCTGttcacacttcttcttcttcttctgcgttTTCAGGGTATGAGGGTCGTCAACGTGGTCGGATTCAGGCGAGGTTATAACTTCCTGAACGAGCTGCTGGGGCTCGCCAAACCTTTCGGGAAGGTGGTCAAACACCTGGTTCTGGACCTGAAGCCTGAGGTACACCTGAGCTTAGACCGTGTGATGGAGCCGCCGTGTGTCACGAGAGACGACTCTCAGACGTCagagctttaaatgtgtgtgtgtgtgtgtgtgtgtgtgtgtgtgtgcaggcgtACCTTCAGTTCGACACGGAGGAAGAAGCTCGAGCCATGGCGAAGTTTTACAGCAACAGTAACGTGACGGCGTCCGTGTGTGGCCGCCCGGTGAGGATCAGCCACTCCATGAGCTACCCGACCATCCAGGTGAGCGCCTGCTGCTTCCTTTCTCATCAGAGCTTTCTCAGAGCTTCTCATCTGAGCTTTCTCATCAGAGCTTTTCTCATCAGAGCTTTCTCATCAGAGCTTTCTCATCAGAGCTTTTCTCATCAGAGCTTTTCTCATCAGAGCTTTTCTCATCAGAGTTTCTCATCAGAGCTTTATCATCAGAGCTTCTCATCAGAGCTCTCTCATCAGAGCTTTCTCATCAGAGCTCTCTCATCAGAGCTTTCTTATCAGAGCTTCTCATCAGAGCTTTCTAATGAGAGCTTCTCATCTGAGCTTCTCATCAGAGCTTTCTCATCAGAGCTTCTCATCAGAGCTTTCTCATCAGAGCTTCTCATCTGAGCTTCTCATCAGAGCTTTCTCATCAGAGCTTCTCATCAGAGCTTTCTCATCAGAGCTTCTCATCAGAGCTTTCTCATCAGAGCTTCTCATCAGAGCTTTCTCATCAGAACTTCCTCATGAGAGCTTCTCATCAGAGCTTTCTCATCAGAGCTTCTCATCAGAGCTTTCTCATCAGAGCTTCTCATCAGAGCTTTCTCATCAGAGCTTCTCATCAGAGCTTTTCTCATCAGAGCTTTTCTCATCAGAGCTTTCTCATCAGAGCTTCTCATCAGAGCTTTCTCATCAGAGCTTTCTCATCAGCACTTTCTCATCAGAGCTTTCTCAACAGAGCTTTCTCAACAGAGCTTTCTCATCAGAGCTTCTCATCAGAGCTTTCTCATCAGCACTTTCTCATCAGAGCTTCTCATCAGAGCTTTCTCATAGCTTTCTCATCAGACCTTTATAATCAGAGCTTCTCATCAGAGCTTCTCATCGGAGCTTTCTCATCAGAGCTTTCTCATCAGAGCTTCTCATCGGAGCTTTCTCATCAGAGCTTTATCATCAGAGCTTTATCATCAGAGCTTTATCATCAGAGCTTCTCTTCAGAGCTTTATAATCAGAGCCTCGCATCAGAGCTTTATCATCAGAGCTTCTCTTCAGAGCTTTCTCATCAGAGCTTTATCATCAGAGCTTTCTCATCAGAGCTTGTCATCGGAGCTTTCTCATCAGAGCTTCTCATCAGAGCTTTCTCATCAGAGCTTTTCTCATCAGAGCTTTATCATCAAAGCTTCTCTTCAGAGCTTTATAATCAGAGCTTCTCATCAGAGCTTTATCATCAGAGCTTTCTCATCAGAGCTTTATCATCAGAGCTTTATCATCAGAGCTTCTCTTCAGAGCTTTATCATCAGAGCTTCTCATCAGAGCTTTATCATCAGAGCTTTATCATCAGAGCTTCTCATCAGAGCTTTATCATCAGAGCTTTATCATCAGAGCTTCTCATCAGAGCTTTATCATCAGAGCTTTATCATCAGAGCTTCTCATCAGAGCTTTATCATCAGAGCTTTATCATCAGAGCTTCTCATCAGAGCTTTATAATCAGAGCTTCTCATCAGAGCTTTATCATCATAGCTTCTCGTCAGAGCTTTATCATCAGAGCTTTCTCATCAGAGCTTCTTATCGGAGCTTTCTCATCAGAGCTTTCTCATCAGAGCTTCTCATCAGAGCTTTCTCATCAGAGCTTTCTCATCAGAGCTTTCTCATCAGAGCTTTCTCATCAGCTGATCAGTAAACAAACgtgtttatttacagtctgctttgtttgtttgtttgttgttcagtGTGGCTCCAGTAAGGTGGTCTACATCGGGCAGATCCCCAGCAGTAAATACTCCGACGACGCCATCCTAACCCTGGCCGAGCCGTACGGAAGAGTCAGGAAGTATTTCCTCAACAGGATCAAGAGAGAggtacagaaccagaaccaggatcagaaccagaaccacaggAGAGCTTTATTGCTGCTCAGTCTGACGTGTGTGTGCTCTCTCCTCCAGTGTTTCATCGAGATGGAGAAAGCAGAGGACGCAGAGAAAATGGCCGAAGACTGCAAAACGAACGCACCCAAGTTCAACGGGAAACGCTTGACGGTCTACGTCAGCAGGAAGTACCGACAACTCAAATACGGGTACGCTTCTTCTGCTAGCTCCAgctaacagacatgactctgtagtggaagtcactgcattaaaaacagacatgactctgtagtggaagtcactgcattaaaaacagacatgactctgtagtggaagtcactgcattaaaaacagacatgactctgtagtggaagtcactgcattaaagtgaGCTGTGAGGTTTGAGTGTTAGTTTGATGTTTGGTGTCTCATGTTGAATCTTTGTTCTTCAGACATCGATGTCCGACCGCAGCGAAGAGAGAAAGCAGCCCAAGATCACCGAAGTCCTCCAAACACCTCGATGAGCCTCCGACCAAGAAatccagagaggagaggaaaccagaggaagaggaagaagaggaggaggaggtggagaaggaggagaagatggaggagcagatggaggagaagagagaggaggagaagagagaggaggagacgcaGAGTTCTGGAGTCgatgaaaagagagatgaaaacTCTGAAGAGAAGACTCCAGAACTCTCTGACCAGAACCAGAAGATCAGCTCGGACGTGAGTATCATGTTCTCAGAGAACGATCCGCCCGACGTGTTCTTGTGCTTCAGACTGATGTGCTGATCAGAGGTGTGTGCTCTGTTGTGCTCTGTGCTCCTCAGCAGGaagtgaagcaggaggaggaggaggcgattTCCATCAATCAGAACGGAGAAGCAGAGGCTCCCCCGCAGAGCGCAGCATCTCTGCCGCCGCCTCCTCAAACACCGGTGTGTGAGGTAAGAAACTGTAAGGTCATCCGTCCTCTCTGTGTTCATGATCAACATCTGATCAGAggctctctgctgcaggaggagacggagacatcagccaatcagaacggACAGACTGAGGCTGCCCCGCCCCCTCAAACCAAACCCAGTGTGGCGTCTCTGCCGCTGCCCCCCCACGACCCTGAGACGCCCATCGGTAAGATATGACCCGACCAAGAGAGAGCGTTACTTCATGAAGAGATATATTCACTTCTCCTCCACTGATTGGATATTCTataaccatgtgtgtgtgtgtgtgtgtgtgtgtgtgtgttcaggtgttgaACATGTGAAGATGGGTTATTACTGCCGcgtctgcttcctgttttactCCAACGAAGACATGGCCAAGAAGACGCACTGCAGCAGCCCAGCACACTACGACAAGCTGCAGGTGAGACACTAAGCTCCGCCCACACACTCCTCTGGTTACAGAGCCCCGCCCACACACCCTCCTCTGGTTACAAAGCCCCGCCCACTCTTTGCCTCACCTGTCTTTGATGGTCTCTATAAATAGACGTTGATTTACCCTCCGTGGGAACATatttcagagtgtgtgacgacgtgtttgtgtttcagaaacATCTGGAGAAGGAGCGCAgcaaagcagagaagaagaaagtgaagaAGACGCCGCTGTGAAGAAACACGATGACTCGATAAgctggaggatttttttttttacttgatttaaagtGTTTGAGTCTCCCTGAGACAAACTCTGAATGTGAttgattttttaataaaacgTGTTCAAACCTttcaaacctttatttacatttaataacaagaaaaacaaaaagttcaGATTTAAATAACTCGTGTGGAAACGTCCGGGCGATCGTCTCAGACTCGGCCGTGAACTTCGAGGTAAACATAGAAACTGTTTGAGTCTCAGGACGTCGCTCCTCAAACAGACGGTCAGCTCGCCCACGGATCTCTCCCCGTCTTCTCCTGAGGAAGAGAATCAAAAAAaggtcagaagaagaagaagaagctgaataaAGAAACGAGTGGTTAAATAAACTCAGTACCTGGAACTTCCTGTAGTGCTCCACGCTGCTGCAGTGCTGCTGTTTGGCTTCATCCTCGTCAGCGTAGATCAGCTGACACAGGTTACAGAAATATCCAACCACCGGCCGCACGAACTCTGTGCCTGAAACACAACGAGGGGACTGTGAACGCACCGCTGCTTCAAtcacaacaagacagtgaaCGCATCGCTGAATCAATCACATCTTAACGAGGGGACAGTGAACGCACCGCTGCTTCAAtcacaacaagacagtgaaCGCATCACTGAATCAATCACAACTTAACGAGGGGACAGTGAACGCACCGCTGCTTCAAtcacaacaagacagtgaaCGCACCGCTGCTTCAATCACAACTTAACGAGGGGACAGTGAACGCACCGCTGCTTCAAtcacaacaagacagtgaaCGCACCGCTGCTTCAATCACAACTTAACGAGGGGACAGTGAACGCACCGCTGAATCAATCACAACTTAACGAGGGGACAGTGAATGCACCGCTGCTTCTGCTTCAAtcacaacaagacagtgaaCGCACCGCTGCTTAAATCACAAAACATCGAGGGGACAGTGAATGCACCACTGCTTCAAtcacaacaagacagtgaaCGCACCGCTGCTTAAATCACAAAACATTGAGGGGACAGTGAATGCACCACTGCTTCTGCTTCAAtcacaacaagacagtgaaCGCACCGCTGCTTAAATCACAAAACATCGAGGGGACAGTGAATGCACCACTGCTTCaatcacaacaagacagtaaacaCACCGCTGCTTAAATCACGAAACATCGAGGGGACA is a genomic window of Notolabrus celidotus isolate fNotCel1 chromosome 8, fNotCel1.pri, whole genome shotgun sequence containing:
- the matr3l1.2 gene encoding matrin 3-like 1.2 isoform X2 yields the protein MSQKSQSEGGQKHFAVGRGLLAAAETLNFSMNEQRSSRQMGGMSSGVGVGGAGMEGHDGGSQMSRLGGGNHLGSTMKLFASLGLSPSDLDALAEIPEEDISVETLPHIIRQLKSRKGEVGDRRGASSMSSEATYQGGRDSWDQVPMGRMGGPSLGQGSARAQSSVDFGYSSLQDAPGRSYGLNYGGGGGGSRERPYSELSHHDSYGGLGLGPSSSDSIFMPRRVGPPPHRKVQDFLGVMPPVFPHLCSLCDFDVRSIMEWNQHTDGLRHAENRRLLLDMYPEWDPGMSSSRGGGLLETPNLSAGLLGAAPMSSGQTSGGMSSGWGGGPGLSGNNQQGQNKLRSRVVVVKYDRKPLSTKTLFAFTEPFGVLREHLVLKNKAFFEMNSHEEALDMVSYYELHPASLYGKPLTFYLSKRLLVIEKDERASDRAMDRPAREVKGYGSQVVFFSNLPREEEKKMELLTIAARFGIVEKHLFLTDQAFVQLGTPEDAEMLVKYYSVNPLTIKGRSIRLNICTKYKTLNVNRRQGGGSAGDGRGQRSSSRGNTSSFSSSSSAPGTRTSSGSLRNSSSSKSSSRSRDERKKEEEKPAAEEEQEEEEEEVSGVMEGEEEGGEAGEEQVTDGDAEGEEPETAETVEEKEAESEEAKQEEVPGADDVTEDKPEEVGGAEGEPEQGAESEPQTEPTEEPENKEEPSAEPGESSETMDESADTLDQDFLENMEDFVTLDELAEDDDEAHGESDSIDNSRRGGMRVVNVVGFRRGYNFLNELLGLAKPFGKVVKHLVLDLKPEAYLQFDTEEEARAMAKFYSNSNVTASVCGRPVRISHSMSYPTIQCGSSKVVYIGQIPSSKYSDDAILTLAEPYGRVRKYFLNRIKRECFIEMEKAEDAEKMAEDCKTNAPKFNGKRLTVYVSRKYRQLKYGHRCPTAAKRESSPRSPKSSKHLDEPPTKKSREERKPEEEEEEEEEVEKEEKMEEQMEEKREEEKREEETQSSGVDEKRDENSEEKTPELSDQNQKISSDEVKQEEEEAISINQNGEAEAPPQSAASLPPPPQTPVCEEETETSANQNGQTEAAPPPQTKPSVASLPLPPHDPETPIGVEHVKMGYYCRVCFLFYSNEDMAKKTHCSSPAHYDKLQKHLEKERSKAEKKKVKKTPL
- the matr3l1.2 gene encoding matrin 3-like 1.2 isoform X1 is translated as MSQKSQSEGGQKHFAVGRGLLAAAETLNFSMNEQRSSRQMGGMSSGVGVGGAGMEGHDGGSQMSRLGGGNHLGSTMKLFASLGLSPSDLDALAEIPEEDISVETLPHIIRQLKSRKGEVGDRRGASSMSSEATYQGGRDSWDQVPMGRMGGPSLGQGSARAQSSVDFGYSSLQDAPGRSYGLNYGGGGGGSRERPYSELSHHDSYGGLGLGPSSSDSIFMPRRVGPPPHRKVQDFLGVMPPVFPHLCSLCDFDVRSIMEWNQHTDGLRHAENRRLLLDMYPEWDPGMSSSRGGGLLETPNLSAGLLGAAPMSSGQTSGGMSSGWGGGPGLSGNNQQGQNKLRSRVVVVKYDRKPLSTKTLFAFTEPFGVLREHLVLKNKAFFEMNSHEEALDMVSYYELHPASLYGKPLTFYLSKRLLVIEKDERASDRAMDRPAREVKGYGSQVVFFSNLPREEEKKMELLTIAARFGIVEKHLFLTDQAFVQLGTPEDAEMLVKYYSVNPLTIKGRSIRLNICTKYKTLNVNRRQGGGSAGDGRGQRSSSRGNTSSFSSSSSAPGTRTSSGSLRNSSSSKSSSRSRDERKKEEEKPAAEEEQEEEEEEVSGVMEGEEEGGEAGEEQVTDGDAEGEEPETAETVEEKEAESEEAKQEEVPGADDVTEDKPEEVGGAEGEPEQGAESEPQTEPTEEPENKEEPSAEPGESSETMDESADTLDQDFLENMEDFVTLDELAEDDDEAHGESDSIDNSRRGGMRVVNVVGFRRGYNFLNELLGLAKPFGKVVKHLVLDLKPEAYLQFDTEEEARAMAKFYSNSNVTASVCGRPVRISHSMSYPTIQCGSSKVVYIGQIPSSKYSDDAILTLAEPYGRVRKYFLNRIKRECFIEMEKAEDAEKMAEDCKTNAPKFNGKRLTVYVSRKYRQLKYGHRCPTAAKRESSPRSPKSSKHLDEPPTKKSREERKPEEEEEEEEEVEKEEKMEEQMEEKREEEKREEETQSSGVDEKRDENSEEKTPELSDQNQKISSDQEVKQEEEEAISINQNGEAEAPPQSAASLPPPPQTPVCEEETETSANQNGQTEAAPPPQTKPSVASLPLPPHDPETPIGVEHVKMGYYCRVCFLFYSNEDMAKKTHCSSPAHYDKLQKHLEKERSKAEKKKVKKTPL
- the matr3l1.2 gene encoding matrin 3-like 1.2 isoform X3; amino-acid sequence: MSQKSQSEGGQKHFAVGRGLLAAAETLNFSMNEQRSSRQMGGMSSGVGVGGAGMEGHDGGSQMSRLGGGNHLGSTMKLFASLGLSPSDLDALAEIPEEDISVETLPHIIRQLKSRKGEVGDRRGASSMSSEATYQGGRDSWDQVPMGRMGGPSLGQGSARAQSSVDFGYSSLQDAPGRSYGLNYGGGGGGSRERPYSELSHHDSYGGLGLGPSSSDSIFMPRRVGPPPHRKVQDFLGVMPPVFPHLCSLCDFDVRSIMEWNQHTDGLRHAENRRLLLDMYPEWDPGMSSSRGGGLLETPNLSAGLLGAAPMSSGQTSGGMSSGWGGGPGLSGNNQQGQNKLRSRVVVVKYDRKPLSTKTLFAFTEPFGVLREHLVLKNKAFFEMNSHEEALDMVSYYELHPASLYGKPLTFYLSKRLLVIEKDERASDRAMDRPAREVKGYGSQVVFFSNLPREEEKKMELLTIAARFGIVEKHLFLTDQAFVQLGTPEDAEMLVKYYSVNPLTIKGRSIRLNICTKYKTLNVNRRQGGGSAGDGRGQRSSSRGNTSSFSSSSSAPGTRTSSGSLRNSSSSKSSSRSRDERKKEEEKPAAEEEQEEEEEEVSGVMEGEEEGGEAGEEQVTDGDAEGEEPETAETVEEKEAESEEAKQEEVPGADDVTEDKPEEVGGAEGEPEQGAESEPQTEPTEEPENKEEPSAEPGESSETMDESADTLDQDFLENMEDFVTLDELAEDDDEAHGESDSIDNSRRGGMRVVNVVGFRRGYNFLNELLGLAKPFGKVVKHLVLDLKPEAYLQFDTEEEARAMAKFYSNSNVTASVCGRPVRISHSMSYPTIQCGSSKVVYIGQIPSSKYSDDAILTLAEPYGRVRKYFLNRIKRECFIEMEKAEDAEKMAEDCKTNAPKFNGKRLTVYVSRKYRQLKYGHRCPTAAKRESSPRSPKSSKHLDEPPTKKSREERKPEEEEEEEEEVEKEEKMEEQMEEKREEEKREEETQSSGVDEKRDENSEEKTPELSDQNQKISSDQEVKQEEEEAISINQNGEAEAPPQSAASLPPPPQTPEEETETSANQNGQTEAAPPPQTKPSVASLPLPPHDPETPIGVEHVKMGYYCRVCFLFYSNEDMAKKTHCSSPAHYDKLQKHLEKERSKAEKKKVKKTPL